One Neodiprion pinetum isolate iyNeoPine1 chromosome 1, iyNeoPine1.2, whole genome shotgun sequence genomic window carries:
- the LOC124224667 gene encoding motile sperm domain-containing protein 1 isoform X2, with translation MQPPPIAVTSGKVPVFVFPQSITFYLDDQSTHKQVLTLYNPYDIPIKFKVLSTAPNKYKVIDPEGILKAHCFVDIVVRHTALTIANCNVVDKFRIKMQEHPSKQGIGKRDVEARLLSGTYESIERSNLEQEMFQHLPTNEGKQQTSYALTPQNKQIDRGTNYVALVAGIVCIAALLLPTEGEHSPRIPDYLHLSVNFKLIFSFVLAWNSRRWATAAYDLFEFRQRSAYG, from the exons ATGCAACCACCACCAATAGCAGTAACATCTGGAAAAGTGCCAGTTTTCGTCTTTCCTCAAAGCATTACGTTTTACCTGGATGATCAGTCGACTCATAAACAAGTCCTCACCCTATACAACCCTTACGATATACCGATAAAATTCAAAG TGCTGAGCACGGCGCCTAATAAATACAAAGTCATTGATCCTGAAGGAATACTCAAAGCACATTGCTTTGTCGACATAGTTGTAAGGCACACAGCTCTCACAATAGCAAACTGTAACGTGGTCGATAAGTTTAGAATAAAAATGCAGGAACATCCATCAAAGCAG GGAATAGGTAAACGAGACGTGGAAGCAAGACTTTTAAGTGGAACGTATGAATCTATCGAGAGAAGTAACCTGGAACAGGAAATGTTTCAACACTTACCAACTAACGAAGGAAAGCAGCAAACTTCCTATGCGCTTACACCTCAGAATAAACAAATTGATA GAGGGACAAATTATGTGGCGTTAGTAGCTGGCATTGTTTGCATAGCGGCGCTTCTCTTGCCTACCGAAGGGGAGCACAGTCCTAGAATTCCTGACTATCTACATCTCTCCGTTAACTTCaagcttatattttcatttgtattAG CTTGGAACTCCCGACGTTGGGCTACGGCTGCGTATGATTTATTCGAATTTCGTCAAAGATCCGCTTACGGATGA
- the LOC124224667 gene encoding motile sperm domain-containing protein 1 isoform X3 — MQPPPIAVTSGKVPVFVFPQSITFYLDDQSTHKQVLTLYNPYDIPIKFKVLSTAPNKYKVIDPEGILKAHCFVDIVVRHTALTIANCNVVDKFRIKMQEHPSKQGIGKRDVEARLLSGTYESIERSNLEQEMFQHLPTNEGKQQTSYALTPQNKQIDRGTNYVALVAGIVCIAALLLPTEGEHSPRIPDYLHLSVNFKLIFSFVLGMVTIIVLRL, encoded by the exons ATGCAACCACCACCAATAGCAGTAACATCTGGAAAAGTGCCAGTTTTCGTCTTTCCTCAAAGCATTACGTTTTACCTGGATGATCAGTCGACTCATAAACAAGTCCTCACCCTATACAACCCTTACGATATACCGATAAAATTCAAAG TGCTGAGCACGGCGCCTAATAAATACAAAGTCATTGATCCTGAAGGAATACTCAAAGCACATTGCTTTGTCGACATAGTTGTAAGGCACACAGCTCTCACAATAGCAAACTGTAACGTGGTCGATAAGTTTAGAATAAAAATGCAGGAACATCCATCAAAGCAG GGAATAGGTAAACGAGACGTGGAAGCAAGACTTTTAAGTGGAACGTATGAATCTATCGAGAGAAGTAACCTGGAACAGGAAATGTTTCAACACTTACCAACTAACGAAGGAAAGCAGCAAACTTCCTATGCGCTTACACCTCAGAATAAACAAATTGATA GAGGGACAAATTATGTGGCGTTAGTAGCTGGCATTGTTTGCATAGCGGCGCTTCTCTTGCCTACCGAAGGGGAGCACAGTCCTAGAATTCCTGACTATCTACATCTCTCCGTTAACTTCaagcttatattttcatttgtattAG GTATGGTCACGATAATTGTACTGAGGCTATAA
- the LOC124224660 gene encoding ectonucleotide pyrophosphatase/phosphodiesterase family member 5 isoform X2 produces the protein MKPSTLLSLCIIIIIVGTENVSSVSRYEKLLVVSYDAFRYDYFNRNLTPFMNELKKENTHADYMENVFVTKTFPNHFSIATGLYEETHGVIGNQVFIPETHKVVGYSYAMFHYNEQIAPIWIVNEKASLDRHSGIMMWPGGDQKYLGVEPTFFQKFNMSVPWEDRVDLMISWFTHPTQPINLGFLYIEEPDATGHAVGINDAAFNLVLKKLDNLTKYIYKNLNNHGLKDVNVIHLSDHGMESITKEKIIDLNNFVNSSDYTIVESSAALQIFPITGKLDIVHRQLVEAANKTGHFTVYKKEEIPDRYHFGKNLRIPPIFIVAEIGYGFNDMYKKIEYYEKAYNFTANNLSEFGLHGYDNEEPAMRPMFFAYGSIFKKNYEIQPFSNIDLFPLFCEILNLSCPPVNGTLENVRSGLNSALKIPPFQIGLAIVGVLLLLGIGIVMTLYIVRQRRDRLNSYYSCQFSVPSRK, from the exons ATGAAGCCGTCAACCTTACTTTCGCTCTGCATAATAATCATTATTGTAGGAACCGAAAATGTCTCGTCAGTTTCGCGGTACGAAAAACTGCTAGTTGTATCCTACGATGCATTTAG gTACGACTACTTCAACAGAAATTTGACCCCCTTTATGAATGaattaaagaaagaaaatactCATGCAGATTATATGGAGAATGTTTTCGTGACCAAGACTTTTCCCAATCACTTTTCTATTGCAACAGGCCTTTATGAGGAAACTCACGGTGTAATTGGTAATCAAGTCTTCATCCCGGAAACTCATAAAGTTGTGGGATATTCTTACGCCATGTTTCATTACAACGAACAAATAGCTCCTATTTGG aTTGTCAATGAAAAAGCAAGCCTCGACAGACACAGCGGAATAATGATGTGGCCTGGGGGTGATCAAAAATATCTTGGTGTTGAACCCACATTTTTCCAG AAATTCAATATGTCTGTCCCATGGGAAGACAGAGTAGATCTAATGATATCTTGGTTTACGCATCCGACCCAACCAATAAATCTTGGTTTCTTGTATATAGAAGAACCAGACGCAACTGGTCATGCAGTAGGAATTAACGACGCTGCCTTTAATTTAGTCCTTAAAAAATTGGACAACCTTACAAAGTATATTTACAAGAATTTGAATAACCATGGTCTAAAAGATGTGAACGTCATTCACTTGAGCGATCATGGAATGGAAAGTATTacaaaagagaaaattatagATCTGAATAATTTTGTTAATAGTTCAGATTATACTATCGTGGAATCTTCAGCAGCCTTGCAAATTTTTCCTATTACTG GAAAACTGGACATAGTACATCGGCAGCTGGTAGAAGCGGCGAACAAAACTGGACATTTTACTGTTTacaagaaagaagaaattccTGATAGGTATCACTTCGGAAAGAACCTAAGAATCCCACCGATATTTATTGTGGCAGAAATTGGATATGGGTTTAATgatatgtacaaaaaaatcgaGTACTATGAGAAAGCGTACAATTTCACTG CCAACAACCTATCGGAATTTGGACTTCACGGATATGACAATGAAGAGCCAGCTATGCGACCGATGTTTTTTGCTTACGGCTCAATATTCAAAAAGAATTACGAGATTCAACCATTCAGTAATATAGACCTTTTCCCcttattttgtgaaatactAAATTTGTCATGTCCACCCGTAAACGGAACTCTAGAGAATGTGAGAAGTGGCCTAAATTCCGCATTGAAAATACCTCCATTTCAAATAGGACTAGCAA TTGTTGGAGTGTTGTTACTGCTGGGAATTGGAATCGTTATGACTTTATATATTGTTAGACAGCGAAGGGACCGATTAAACTCATATTACAG TTGCCAATTCAGTGTACCATCACGAAAATAA
- the LOC124224669 gene encoding eukaryotic translation initiation factor 4E type 2, with amino-acid sequence MSNKFDALKTSDDSGDDDSQSRDNQRAEKDTLPPIEISPNEHKLQYAYCLWYSRRNPGKQTNIQSYDQNLKLVGRFASVEQFWGLYSHLVRPSELTTHTDFHLFKAGIKPMWEDEANQRGGKWIVRLRKGLVSRCWENLVMAMLGEQFMVGEEICGAVVSIRFQEDIICVWNKTASDAATTARIRDTLRRVLYLPASASMEYKTHNDSLKHLNMIPQHQHH; translated from the exons ATGTCCAACAAATTTGACGC CTTGAAGACAAGCGACGACAGCGGTGATGACGATTCGCAGTCCAGAGATAATCAGCGAGCTGAAAAAGACACATTG CCCCCCATAGAGATAAGTCCAAACGAGCACAAACTCCAGTACGCATATTGCCTCTGGTATAGCAGACGGAACCCTGGAAAACAGACAAATATCCAAAGTTATGACCAGAATTTAAAGCTCGTTGGGAGGTTCGCTAGTGTAGAACAATTCTGGGGCCTCTACAGCCACTTAGTCAGACCTTCGGAACTCACTACGCACacagattttcatttattcaaagcAGGAATTAAACCGATGTGGGAG GATGAAGCTAATCAAAGAGGAGGAAAATGGATTGTCAGGTTAAGAAAAGGTTTAGTTTCGCGCTGTTGGGAAAATCTTGTGATGGCAATGTTAGGTGAGCAATTTATGGTTGGCGAGGAAATATGTGGCGCAGTCGTATCTATACGATTTCAG GAGGATATAATCTGCGTGTGGAACAAAACTGCATCGGATGCCGCAACTACAGCTAGAATTAGAGATACGTTGAGGCGTGTGTTATATCTTCCTGCCAGTGCCTCTATGGAATACAAGACTCACAACGATAGCCTCAA gcACCTTAATATGATACCGCAACACCAACATCACTGA
- the LOC124224660 gene encoding ectonucleotide pyrophosphatase/phosphodiesterase family member 5 isoform X1 has product MKPSTLLSLCIIIIIVGTENVSSVSRYEKLLVVSYDAFRYDYFNRNLTPFMNELKKENTHADYMENVFVTKTFPNHFSIATGLYEETHGVIGNQVFIPETHKVVGYSYAMFHYNEQIAPIWIVNEKASLDRHSGIMMWPGGDQKYLGVEPTFFQKFNMSVPWEDRVDLMISWFTHPTQPINLGFLYIEEPDATGHAVGINDAAFNLVLKKLDNLTKYIYKNLNNHGLKDVNVIHLSDHGMESITKEKIIDLNNFVNSSDYTIVESSAALQIFPITGKLDIVHRQLVEAANKTGHFTVYKKEEIPDRYHFGKNLRIPPIFIVAEIGYGFNDMYKKIEYYEKAYNFTANNLSEFGLHGYDNEEPAMRPMFFAYGSIFKKNYEIQPFSNIDLFPLFCEILNLSCPPVNGTLENVRSGLNSALKIPPFQIGLAIVGVLLLLGIGIVMTLYIVRQRRDRLNSYYRILSTEPDNEYLQNRHSDFEVI; this is encoded by the exons ATGAAGCCGTCAACCTTACTTTCGCTCTGCATAATAATCATTATTGTAGGAACCGAAAATGTCTCGTCAGTTTCGCGGTACGAAAAACTGCTAGTTGTATCCTACGATGCATTTAG gTACGACTACTTCAACAGAAATTTGACCCCCTTTATGAATGaattaaagaaagaaaatactCATGCAGATTATATGGAGAATGTTTTCGTGACCAAGACTTTTCCCAATCACTTTTCTATTGCAACAGGCCTTTATGAGGAAACTCACGGTGTAATTGGTAATCAAGTCTTCATCCCGGAAACTCATAAAGTTGTGGGATATTCTTACGCCATGTTTCATTACAACGAACAAATAGCTCCTATTTGG aTTGTCAATGAAAAAGCAAGCCTCGACAGACACAGCGGAATAATGATGTGGCCTGGGGGTGATCAAAAATATCTTGGTGTTGAACCCACATTTTTCCAG AAATTCAATATGTCTGTCCCATGGGAAGACAGAGTAGATCTAATGATATCTTGGTTTACGCATCCGACCCAACCAATAAATCTTGGTTTCTTGTATATAGAAGAACCAGACGCAACTGGTCATGCAGTAGGAATTAACGACGCTGCCTTTAATTTAGTCCTTAAAAAATTGGACAACCTTACAAAGTATATTTACAAGAATTTGAATAACCATGGTCTAAAAGATGTGAACGTCATTCACTTGAGCGATCATGGAATGGAAAGTATTacaaaagagaaaattatagATCTGAATAATTTTGTTAATAGTTCAGATTATACTATCGTGGAATCTTCAGCAGCCTTGCAAATTTTTCCTATTACTG GAAAACTGGACATAGTACATCGGCAGCTGGTAGAAGCGGCGAACAAAACTGGACATTTTACTGTTTacaagaaagaagaaattccTGATAGGTATCACTTCGGAAAGAACCTAAGAATCCCACCGATATTTATTGTGGCAGAAATTGGATATGGGTTTAATgatatgtacaaaaaaatcgaGTACTATGAGAAAGCGTACAATTTCACTG CCAACAACCTATCGGAATTTGGACTTCACGGATATGACAATGAAGAGCCAGCTATGCGACCGATGTTTTTTGCTTACGGCTCAATATTCAAAAAGAATTACGAGATTCAACCATTCAGTAATATAGACCTTTTCCCcttattttgtgaaatactAAATTTGTCATGTCCACCCGTAAACGGAACTCTAGAGAATGTGAGAAGTGGCCTAAATTCCGCATTGAAAATACCTCCATTTCAAATAGGACTAGCAA TTGTTGGAGTGTTGTTACTGCTGGGAATTGGAATCGTTATGACTTTATATATTGTTAGACAGCGAAGGGACCGATTAAACTCATATTACAG GATACTATCTACTGAACCTGATAACGAATATCTTCAAAATAGACATTCGGATTTTGAGGTAATTTAA
- the LOC124210729 gene encoding ATP-dependent RNA helicase DDX54 isoform X2: protein MPEDEIIGFADPDDIDNDDDDGQLRVTKKKSGKRSGGFQAMGLSFPILKGVQKRGYKIPTPIQRKTIPLVLEGRDVVAMARTGSGKTACFLIPLFEKLKMRQAKAGARAIVLSPTRELALQTLKFIKELGRFTGLKAAVILGGDSMDNQFSALHGNPDIIVATPGRFLHICIEMDLKLNSIEYIVFDEADRLFEMGFGEQLHEIVNRLPTSRQTLLFSATLPKVLVEFAKAGLSDPVLLRLDVESKLPDELKLAFIASRPEEKLAVLLCLLKNIVKPESQTVVFAATIHHVEYIHMILDKANISNTFIYSNLDPSARKINAAKFQTGKVKVLVVTDVAARGIDIPQLDNVINFNFPSKSKLFVHRVGRCARAGRTGTAYSIVGPDEYSYLIDLHLFLGRPLHIMPAKPIGNVPEGAIGRMPQSMVEEQLAELILWHENSSDIENMKKVCSNAYQQYIRSRPGSSADSVKRVKELKIGSAGVIPEYCDVTPAAADLLCRMKNYRPQGTVFEIGTKPSSVDYTVMKAKRAFHRENIANFHRKIDEKEEQEAIASEEFAKKSNLVPSSAEEISATFSSAITPKKRKMDDLYKEKKKKKQKVTRDEEFYIPYSAPDKHTEAGLAVNSFAVEAERLQMDLTADSEDSRRLQTQLKRWDRKKKKMVTVQKETKSAKIRTESGVWIPATYKGNRYSQWKERSKVDTANDDDDEEPEKLQKLQTTSNTHWARHNQKTKEKARKAELKKPEQILKARLIMEKKQKRQGKKKGKGRGKGNKGKSKGRS from the exons atGCCTGAAGACGAAATTATTGGCTTTGCCGATCCAGATGATATTGacaatgacgatgatgatggaCAGCTTAGGGTCACTAAGAAAAAGAGTGGCAAAAGATCAGGTGGATTTCAAGCTATGGGTCTTAGTTTTCCTATATTGAAAGGTGTTCAGAAACGAGGGTACAAGATACCAACGCCCATTCAGCGGAAG ACGATTCCTTTAGTTCTTGAAGGACGGGATGTTGTAGCTATGGCGAGGACTGGCAGTGGGAAAACAGCCTGTTTTCTCATTCCTTTATTTGAGAAGCTTAAAATGCGTCAAGCAAAAGCTGGCGCAAGAGCTATAGTGCTTTCTCCAACTCGAGAACTAGCTCTTCAgacattaaaatttattaaggAGTTGGGTCGTTTTACTGGACTGAAAGCTGCAGTGATTTTGGGTGGAGACAGCATGGACAATCAGTTCAGTGCGTTACATGGAAATCCTGACATAATTGTTGCTACACCTGGCCGTTTTCTTCACATCTGCATCGAAATGGATCTCAAGTTGAACAGCATTGAATATATTGTCTTTGACGAAGCAGACAG gcTATTTGAAATGGGTTTTGGCGAACAGTTGCACGAAATTGTAAACAGACTCCCTACTTCTCGGCAGACTTTGTTATTCTCTGCAACATTACCAAAAGTTTTGGTTGAATTTGCTAAAGCTGGACTGAGCGATCCTGTTCTCTTGCGATTGGACGTAGAAAGCAAATTACCAGATGAGTTGAAACTTGCTTTCATCGCCAGTCGGCCGGAAGAAAAACTCGCTGTTCTCTTGTGCTTATTAAAGAATATTGTCAAACCTGAATCGCAAACCGTTGTATTTGCAGCAACCATACATCACGTTGAATACATTCACATG ataTTAGATAAAGCAAACATCAGTAACACTTTCATATACTCAAACTTGGATCCGTCTGCGCGAAAAATTAATGCAGCAAAGTTTCAAACTGGAAAAGTAAAAGTTTTGGTAGTAACCGATGTTGCTGCCCGCGGTATTGATATACCGCAGCTGGACaatgtaattaatttcaattttccttccAAGAGCAAACTTTTTGTACATAGAGTTG GTCGTTGCGCCAGAGCAGGTCGCACTGGTACGGCTTACAGTATTGTAGGACCAGATGAATACTCTTACTTGATAGATTTACATCTATTTCTTGGTCGTCCGTTACACATTATGCCTGCTAAACCTATCGGCAATGTTCCTGAAGGAGCTATAGGAAGGATGCCCCAATCCATGGTGGAAGAACAACTAGCCGAATTAATCCTTTGGCACGAAAATAGCTCAGACATA gaaaatatgaaaaaggtATGTAGCAATGCATATCAGCAGTATATCAGGTCGAGGCCAGGATCTTCCGCTGATAGCGTCAAGAGAGTAAAAGAACTAAAAATCGGATCGGCAGGTGTAATACCGGAATATTGTGATGTGACACCTGCAGCTGCAGATTTGCTTTGCAGGATGAAGAACTACAGACCACAAGGA acgGTATTTGAAATCGGTACAAAGCCATCCTCCGTAGATTATACGGTAATGAAAGCCAAACGAGCTTTTCACAGGGAAAACATTGCAAACTTTCatagaaaaattgatgaaaaagaagaacaagaagcgATAGCCAGTGAAG AGTTTGCAAAGAAGTCAAATTTGGTGCCTAGCAGTGCGGAAGAAATTAGTGCTACATTTAGTTCTGCAATAACTccaaaaaagaggaaaatggACGATCTTTacaaggaaaagaagaaaaaaaaacagaaagtaACACGTGACGAAGAATTTTATATCCCCTACTCTGCTCCAGATAAACACACCGAGGCTGG CCTGGCAGTAAACAGTTTTGCTGTAGAAGCTGAAAGATTGCAAATGGATTTGACTGCAGATAGTGAAGATTCCCGGCGCCTTCAAACACAATTGAAACGTTGGGAtcgtaaaaagaagaagatggTTACTGTTCAAAAG GAGACAAAATCAGCCAAGATACGCACAGAATCAGGTGTATGGATCCCTGCTACATATAAAGGAAACCGTTATTCACAATggaaagaaagatcaaaggtGGACACTGCcaatgacgacgatgacgaggaACCTGAAAAACTCCAAAAAC TACAAACCACATCCAATACGCATTGGGCACGTCATAATCAAAAGACAAAGGAAAAGGCGAGGAAAGCTGAGCTGAAGAAACCAGAGCAGATATTGAAGGCCAGGTTAATAATGGAAAAGAAGCAGAAAAGACAGGgtaaaaagaaaggaaagggTCGTGGAAAGGGAAACAAAGGAAAAAGTAAGGGGCGTTCCTAA
- the LOC124224660 gene encoding ectonucleotide pyrophosphatase/phosphodiesterase family member 5 isoform X3, protein MKPSTLLSLCIIIIIVGTENVSSVSRYDYFNRNLTPFMNELKKENTHADYMENVFVTKTFPNHFSIATGLYEETHGVIGNQVFIPETHKVVGYSYAMFHYNEQIAPIWIVNEKASLDRHSGIMMWPGGDQKYLGVEPTFFQKFNMSVPWEDRVDLMISWFTHPTQPINLGFLYIEEPDATGHAVGINDAAFNLVLKKLDNLTKYIYKNLNNHGLKDVNVIHLSDHGMESITKEKIIDLNNFVNSSDYTIVESSAALQIFPITGKLDIVHRQLVEAANKTGHFTVYKKEEIPDRYHFGKNLRIPPIFIVAEIGYGFNDMYKKIEYYEKAYNFTANNLSEFGLHGYDNEEPAMRPMFFAYGSIFKKNYEIQPFSNIDLFPLFCEILNLSCPPVNGTLENVRSGLNSALKIPPFQIGLAIVGVLLLLGIGIVMTLYIVRQRRDRLNSYYRILSTEPDNEYLQNRHSDFEVI, encoded by the exons ATGAAGCCGTCAACCTTACTTTCGCTCTGCATAATAATCATTATTGTAGGAACCGAAAATGTCTCGTCAGTTTCGCG gTACGACTACTTCAACAGAAATTTGACCCCCTTTATGAATGaattaaagaaagaaaatactCATGCAGATTATATGGAGAATGTTTTCGTGACCAAGACTTTTCCCAATCACTTTTCTATTGCAACAGGCCTTTATGAGGAAACTCACGGTGTAATTGGTAATCAAGTCTTCATCCCGGAAACTCATAAAGTTGTGGGATATTCTTACGCCATGTTTCATTACAACGAACAAATAGCTCCTATTTGG aTTGTCAATGAAAAAGCAAGCCTCGACAGACACAGCGGAATAATGATGTGGCCTGGGGGTGATCAAAAATATCTTGGTGTTGAACCCACATTTTTCCAG AAATTCAATATGTCTGTCCCATGGGAAGACAGAGTAGATCTAATGATATCTTGGTTTACGCATCCGACCCAACCAATAAATCTTGGTTTCTTGTATATAGAAGAACCAGACGCAACTGGTCATGCAGTAGGAATTAACGACGCTGCCTTTAATTTAGTCCTTAAAAAATTGGACAACCTTACAAAGTATATTTACAAGAATTTGAATAACCATGGTCTAAAAGATGTGAACGTCATTCACTTGAGCGATCATGGAATGGAAAGTATTacaaaagagaaaattatagATCTGAATAATTTTGTTAATAGTTCAGATTATACTATCGTGGAATCTTCAGCAGCCTTGCAAATTTTTCCTATTACTG GAAAACTGGACATAGTACATCGGCAGCTGGTAGAAGCGGCGAACAAAACTGGACATTTTACTGTTTacaagaaagaagaaattccTGATAGGTATCACTTCGGAAAGAACCTAAGAATCCCACCGATATTTATTGTGGCAGAAATTGGATATGGGTTTAATgatatgtacaaaaaaatcgaGTACTATGAGAAAGCGTACAATTTCACTG CCAACAACCTATCGGAATTTGGACTTCACGGATATGACAATGAAGAGCCAGCTATGCGACCGATGTTTTTTGCTTACGGCTCAATATTCAAAAAGAATTACGAGATTCAACCATTCAGTAATATAGACCTTTTCCCcttattttgtgaaatactAAATTTGTCATGTCCACCCGTAAACGGAACTCTAGAGAATGTGAGAAGTGGCCTAAATTCCGCATTGAAAATACCTCCATTTCAAATAGGACTAGCAA TTGTTGGAGTGTTGTTACTGCTGGGAATTGGAATCGTTATGACTTTATATATTGTTAGACAGCGAAGGGACCGATTAAACTCATATTACAG GATACTATCTACTGAACCTGATAACGAATATCTTCAAAATAGACATTCGGATTTTGAGGTAATTTAA
- the LOC124224667 gene encoding motile sperm domain-containing protein 1 isoform X1, which translates to MQPPPIAVTSGKVPVFVFPQSITFYLDDQSTHKQVLTLYNPYDIPIKFKVLSTAPNKYKVIDPEGILKAHCFVDIVVRHTALTIANCNVVDKFRIKMQEHPSKQGIGKRDVEARLLSGTYESIERSNLEQEMFQHLPTNEGKQQTSYALTPQNKQIDRGTNYVALVAGIVCIAALLLPTEGEHSPRIPDYLHLSVNFKLIFSFVLDVVLKYSYNFKICHLSFNFVKTSLELPTLGYGCV; encoded by the exons ATGCAACCACCACCAATAGCAGTAACATCTGGAAAAGTGCCAGTTTTCGTCTTTCCTCAAAGCATTACGTTTTACCTGGATGATCAGTCGACTCATAAACAAGTCCTCACCCTATACAACCCTTACGATATACCGATAAAATTCAAAG TGCTGAGCACGGCGCCTAATAAATACAAAGTCATTGATCCTGAAGGAATACTCAAAGCACATTGCTTTGTCGACATAGTTGTAAGGCACACAGCTCTCACAATAGCAAACTGTAACGTGGTCGATAAGTTTAGAATAAAAATGCAGGAACATCCATCAAAGCAG GGAATAGGTAAACGAGACGTGGAAGCAAGACTTTTAAGTGGAACGTATGAATCTATCGAGAGAAGTAACCTGGAACAGGAAATGTTTCAACACTTACCAACTAACGAAGGAAAGCAGCAAACTTCCTATGCGCTTACACCTCAGAATAAACAAATTGATA GAGGGACAAATTATGTGGCGTTAGTAGCTGGCATTGTTTGCATAGCGGCGCTTCTCTTGCCTACCGAAGGGGAGCACAGTCCTAGAATTCCTGACTATCTACATCTCTCCGTTAACTTCaagcttatattttcatttgtattAG ATGTTGTTCTCAAATATTCTTACAATTTCAAGATTTGTCACTTATCGTTCAATTTCGTGAAAACCAGCTTGGAACTCCCGACGTTGGGCTACGGCTGCGTATGA